One Ignavibacteria bacterium genomic window carries:
- a CDS encoding T9SS type A sorting domain-containing protein, translating into MKKIFCILLLSSMPVFAQKVVLDEMSATVWGQQQLIKGHIEGLIVNNATLFLNGKSQNVSVAPDSFTFSAQLKIGEGLNAVYVTADSMGKTALSDTLKLTLGYKLRPEMYAYAEVQGRTVTLKSEVIENPDSAQLTYTWNADPLNPASVALASVTGNSTTFSMPQDIAKGEYYFNLTVAASDGDTVKARTYVTVDTSGIKPFNIKTDHAEWIDKAVIYEIYPYTFTESNQFKNITAKIPELVSLGITAIWLQPVYSTHGGGMGYDVTDYFSLRSDLGSEADLRELIRTAKENKIKVMFDFVANHTSIYHPYAQQSVKYKEKSHYWNYYQRKKSPSGTPYSMHENTADGLFWNYFWKELPNLNFDNPEVQRWILEAVKYWLVKYDLDGYRLDAIWGVTARKPEFTKELRLALKRIKPDCLLLGEDKASWPEAFDERFDAAFDWTASESWVSQWVWQTSYSQTSNPTIFNTNFTNGRSAPLRNSLTNNGKGYAPNAKILRFLENNDTYHFLTHHTLDQTKMAAALEFSLNGIPMLYNGQEAGITGHAYDDYPTYTPGVPIKSTDKKGLFPYYQKLIDFRKTVPALYSNNYEEETVSPNKNVFAFRRWESSQNVFTVLNMDSNPVSAQLTIPVEKLGLDSAKTYYMTDIISGKVISGKLSELAALKLDMNGYSASVMLLADTAMVVSGVDVAQNTVPESFAMAQNYPNPFNPSTSIRYSIDKSGPVSLKVYDILGKEVEVLEEGYKNAGNYTAVFNASKYASGIYLCRLQSSGRALTMKMLLLK; encoded by the coding sequence CGTTAGCGTAGCTCCCGACAGCTTTACCTTCTCCGCACAATTAAAAATTGGCGAAGGCTTAAATGCGGTTTATGTCACCGCCGACAGCATGGGAAAAACCGCTCTTTCGGATACACTGAAGCTGACCTTGGGCTACAAACTTCGCCCCGAAATGTATGCCTATGCGGAAGTCCAGGGAAGAACTGTCACACTTAAAAGCGAGGTAATTGAAAACCCCGACAGCGCACAGCTTACATACACGTGGAACGCTGACCCTCTTAACCCGGCTTCTGTTGCGCTTGCATCTGTGACGGGAAACAGTACCACTTTCAGCATGCCTCAGGATATAGCTAAGGGGGAATATTATTTTAATCTTACCGTTGCTGCCTCAGACGGCGACACGGTAAAAGCCCGCACGTATGTCACCGTGGATACCTCGGGAATTAAACCCTTTAACATTAAAACAGATCATGCGGAGTGGATAGATAAAGCGGTTATCTATGAAATATATCCCTATACTTTTACCGAGTCCAATCAGTTTAAGAATATTACAGCTAAAATTCCTGAACTTGTCTCGCTCGGCATTACTGCCATCTGGCTTCAGCCGGTTTACAGCACCCATGGCGGCGGCATGGGATACGACGTTACAGATTACTTTTCCTTAAGAAGCGACCTGGGAAGTGAGGCCGATCTGCGTGAGCTGATAAGAACTGCCAAAGAAAATAAAATTAAGGTGATGTTTGATTTTGTGGCTAATCATACTTCCATTTATCACCCCTACGCCCAGCAGTCAGTAAAATATAAGGAAAAGTCGCATTACTGGAATTATTACCAGCGGAAGAAAAGCCCTTCCGGAACTCCGTATTCAATGCATGAAAATACTGCCGACGGCCTGTTCTGGAATTATTTCTGGAAAGAACTCCCGAATCTGAATTTTGATAATCCGGAGGTTCAGCGCTGGATACTGGAAGCCGTAAAGTACTGGCTCGTAAAGTACGACCTCGATGGATACCGCTTAGATGCCATATGGGGAGTAACGGCCAGAAAACCTGAATTTACAAAAGAGCTCCGCCTGGCGCTCAAAAGAATTAAACCCGACTGTTTGCTCCTGGGAGAGGATAAGGCTTCATGGCCCGAGGCTTTCGATGAAAGGTTCGATGCGGCATTCGACTGGACAGCTTCCGAAAGCTGGGTCTCGCAGTGGGTGTGGCAGACCAGCTACAGTCAGACAAGCAACCCGACAATATTTAATACAAACTTCACCAACGGGCGTTCAGCTCCTCTTAGAAATTCACTTACAAATAATGGCAAAGGCTACGCTCCTAATGCTAAGATATTAAGATTCCTTGAAAACAACGACACGTATCATTTTTTAACGCACCACACGCTCGATCAGACAAAGATGGCTGCGGCACTGGAGTTTTCCTTAAACGGAATCCCGATGCTTTACAACGGCCAGGAGGCAGGCATTACAGGGCATGCATACGACGATTATCCCACTTATACTCCGGGCGTGCCAATAAAGTCGACGGACAAAAAGGGGCTCTTCCCATATTACCAGAAACTGATCGATTTCAGAAAAACCGTTCCTGCGCTCTACAGTAATAACTACGAGGAAGAAACAGTAAGTCCCAATAAAAACGTTTTTGCCTTCCGCAGGTGGGAAAGCAGTCAGAATGTTTTTACAGTCCTCAATATGGATTCAAATCCCGTCAGTGCGCAGCTGACAATTCCTGTAGAAAAACTGGGACTAGACTCTGCAAAGACTTACTACATGACGGATATAATAAGCGGAAAAGTTATTTCAGGAAAACTAAGTGAGCTTGCGGCCCTGAAGCTGGATATGAACGGCTACTCGGCTTCAGTTATGCTTCTTGCCGATACGGCCATGGTGGTCTCGGGAGTTGACGTGGCACAAAACACGGTGCCCGAATCCTTTGCCATGGCGCAGAACTACCCGAACCCCTTTAACCCCTCAACTTCCATCCGCTACAGCATAGATAAAAGCGGTCCTGTAAGCCTGAAGGTTTACGACATCCTGGGCAAGGAAGTGGAAGTGCTTGAAGAGGGTTATAAAAATGCAGGCAATTATACGGCGGTATTCAATGCCTCAAAGTATGCCAGCGGAATATACCTCTGCCGCCTGCAGTCTTCAGGCCGCGCTCTTACAATGAAGATGCTGCTCTTGAAATAG